One genomic segment of Hordeum vulgare subsp. vulgare chromosome 2H, MorexV3_pseudomolecules_assembly, whole genome shotgun sequence includes these proteins:
- the LOC123428214 gene encoding probable F-box protein At2g36090: protein MVSTIEDLHADVLACALRRLDGRSLAAASCATAGLRALAADPGTWRALCLAEWPSLAAQQHRHGLLSAVPPRRLFADASPFPCPDAGELGAGVLPAKLVSAVDVYYRGAPVLSRVVETPASSPWFLSAPFRVEAVDCKKPAPVAAAFSPAELELSWVVVDPARGRAVNVSSRRAVALGRHWYTGEMLVRFAVVLGGCNFETTVACSEEAGHVSEVSLAVENADGAAVSGEGALRLLAAAMEARRRGGEREREEAKARYEVFVRNKKGRKESKARREVLVDLCCSAASAVAVLAFFATVVLR, encoded by the coding sequence ATGGTGTCTACCATCGAGGACCTGCACGCGGACGTGCTGGCCTGCGCGCTGCGCCGCCTCGACGGCCGCTCGCTGGCCGCCGCGAGCTGCGCGACGGcggggctgcgcgcgctggccgcCGACCCGGGCACGTGGCGCGCGCTCTGCCTCGCCGAGTGGCCGTCCCTCGCGGCCCAGCAGCACCGGCACGGGCTCCTATCCGCGGTTCCGCCGCGCCGCCTCTTCGCCGACGCGTCCCCCTTCCCGTGCCCGGACGCCGGGGAGCTCGGCGCCGGCGTGCTCCCCGCCAAGCTCGTCTCCGCGGTGGACGTGTACTACAGGGGCGCGCCCGTGCTGTCCCGCGTGGTGGAGACGCCCGCGTCGTCGCCGTGGTTCCTCAGCGCGCCGTTCCGCGTCGAGGCCGTCGACTGCAAGAAGCCGGCGCCGGTGGCGGCGGCCTTCTCTCCGGCGGAGCTCGAGCTGAGCTGGGTGGTCGTCGACCCCGCCCGCGGCCGGGCGGTGAACGTGTCGAGCAGGCGGGCGGTGGCCCTGGGCCGGCACTGGTACACCGGCGAGATGCTGGTGAGGTTCGCGGTGGTGCTGGGCGGGTGCAACTTCGAGACCACCGTCGCCTGCTCCGAGGAGGCCGGACACGTCAGCGAGGTCAGCCTCGCCGTGGAGAACGCCGACGGCGCAGCGGTGAGCGGCGAGGGCGCCCTCCGGCTCCTCGCCGCGGCAATGGAAGCGCGGAGGAGGGGAGGCGAGAGGGAGCGGGAGGAGGCCAAGGCGAGGTACGAGGTGTTCGTCCGGAACAAAAAGGGGAGGAAGGAGAGCAAGGCGCGAAGAGAGGTGCTCGTAGACCTGTGCTGCTCCGCCGCCAGCGCCGTCGCCGTGCTGGCCTTCTTCGCCACCGTCGTGCTCCGGTGA